TCAAGTGCAAGGAATCCGGCCAGGCTAAAAACATTGTGTTCGGCCTTACCGGCACGGGTTACTTCGACATGGTGGCCTACCAGAAGTTCAACGACGGCGAAATGAGCGACTACATCCCGACGGATGAAGATATCGCGAAGAGCCTCGCGCAGCTTCCGAAGGTGAACGGCTAATTGTCATTGCGAGAGGCGGCAAGCCTCGAAACAATCACTCACCAAACTTAAAAGTCCCGGACATGGCGTCTGGGACTTTTTCTAACCTACTGCGAAACGAAATTACAACGCTTCGGCGAATTCTTCCATACTCTTGCGCACAGGGTGTCTGGGCGAAGGGCCTCCCCCATTTTCTGAATCGGCATAGCCGACATCCAAAAGGCAAGCCAGCTTTAAGTTGTTCGGAAAACCAAAAGCCTTTTCAATTTCAGAAGCGTTGAAGCCACGTGCCCAGAGGGTGGCAAGGCCTATGTCGGTGGCCTGCATCATCATGGAGGTGGCGACGATGCTCGCATCCATCACGCCGCTGTTGAAGTTGTCGTTGTACTTTTCGGCGGTATAGCACTTGGGTTCATCATAGCAGACCATCAGCACCACGGGGGCGTTATAGGCCATACGGGTAATGCCGCGAATCTTTTCCAGGGCCTCGGGAGACTTGATGACCTTCACGGTCACGGGCTGAGCGTTGATTGCCGTCGGAGAAAGGCGGCCCGCTTCGAGCACCTGGGCGAGTTTTTCGGATTCTACGGCCTGGGCAGTGAATGCTCGGCAGCTATAGCGGTTTTTAGCCAAATCCATGAAAGACATAATATACCTCGTTTTTGAGGAAATATAAGTATTTCAAGTTAGACCATATGGAAAAGTTACTAGTTGCTAGTTACTAGTTAATAGGTATTAGAAACCAAAAACAGCTTGGATAGCCTAGTAACTAGTAACTTAGAACTGCGGCTACGCCGCATTAACTATTAATTTCTATCTTTGGAGCCATGAAAAAATTTTACGTTACTACCCCGATTTATTACGTGAATGACGCCCCGCATATTGGGCACTCCTACACCACCGTTCTCGCGGACATCCTCACCCGCTTCCACAAGATTCTGGGCTACCAGACCTTCTTCTTGACCGGTACCGACGAACACGGCCAGAAGGTGCAGCGCGCTGCCGACAAGCGTGGCGTGACTCCGCAGGAACACGTAGACGAATACTACCACCGCTTCGAAGATTTGTGGAAGAAGATGAACATCGGAAACGATTTCTTCATCCGCACTACGATGCCCGAACACAAGGCCTTTGTGCAGGAATGCCTCCAGAAACTCTGGGACAAGGGCGAAATTTACTCAAAGGAATACGAAGGCTGGTACTCCGTCGGCGAAGAACGCTTCTTTACCGAAAACGAACTGGACGAAAACAAGTGCGACCCCATCAGCCACCGCCCTGTGGAATGGCTCAAGGAAAAGAACTACTTCTTCAAGATGGGTTCTTACCAGCAGAAGCTGATTGACTTCCTCGAAAGCCACAAGGACTGGATTGTGCCGGACTACCGCTGGAACGAAATCCGCGGGTTCCTGCGCCAGCCGCTGAACGACCTGTGCATCAGCCGCCCGAAGGCACGCCTCAGCTGGGGCATTCCGCTGCCCTTCGACACCGACTACGTGACCTACGTGTGGTTCGACGCCCTCCTGAACTACGTGAGCGCTTCTACCGCCTTCCACAAGACTTATGCCGACGGCACGCCGATTTGGCCCGCCACTTACCACCTAATCGGCAAGGACATCTTGACCACCCACAGCGTGTACTGGCCCACCATGCTCATGGCTCTCGACATTCCGCTCCCGCAGCACATCTTGGCCCACGGCTGGTGGCTCGTGAACGGCGGCGAAAAGATGAGCAAGTCTGCAGGCAACGTGGTGAACCCCATGGACTACATGGAAAAGTACGGCATCGACGCGTTCCGCTATTTTCTCGCCCGCGAAATGGTGGTGGGCCAGGACGCGAACTTCACCCACGACGCCTTCGTGCGCCGCATCAACAGCGACCTCGCCAACGACCTGGGTAACGTGCTGAACCGCGTGCACCGCCTGGTGCTCAACAATTTTGAAGGCAAGCTTCCCGCAGCAACCTCCATCGGTGACGCCGAGAAGGAAGTCATCGAACTTGCGAACAAGGTGATTGCCGAAATCAAGGAAGGCCTGCCCCAGGCCCGCCTCTCCCAGTCCATCGAGACCATCATGCAGCTGGTGCGTAGCATCAACCGCTACCTGGAAGTCAAGGCCCCGTGGAAGCTCGCCAAGGACGAAACCAAGAAAGACGAACTCGCAACCGTGCTCTACATCTCAGCCGAAGCCGTGCGTCTTTCCCTCAGCCTGCTGTGGCCGGTAATCCCCGCCAAGGCAGAAGAAGGCCTCGCCATGATTGGCTGCAAGTTCCAGAGCGCCGACGACCTCGCCTGGGGAATCCTCAAGGGCGGCGAAGCATTCGGCGAAGGCAAGCCGCTCTTCCCGCGTATTGAAGAAGAAGTCAAGAAGCAGGAAGCCCAGAGCAAGCCCAAGCAGAACAAGCCCCTGATGGCCGCCGACGTGCCTGCCGCCATGGACATGCGCGTGGCCCAGATCAAGGAAGTGGCCGACCATCCGGATGCCACGAGCCTCTACGTGCTCAAGGTGGACGCCGGCGAGGGCGAACTCCGCACCATCTGCAGCGGCCTCAAGAACAGCTACAAGGCCGAGGAACTGAAGGACCGCAAGATTTTGCTGTTCGCGAACCTGAAGCCCAGCGCTCTTCGCGGCATCATGAGCCAGGGCATGCTCTTTGCGGGCGACCTCGACAACGAGGCACACACCTGCAGGCTCGTCTCCGTGCCCGAAGACGCAAAGCCCGGTGACCGCGCCCTGTTCAAGGGTGTAGCACCCAGCGAACCGCGTGAACTGAAGGTGAAGGACTTCGAGAAGATTGCGCTCTCCGTGAAAGGTGGCGCGGTGTTCTGCGACGCCCTCGCGCTTGAAGTGAATGGGAAGCCCGTGACCTGCGATGTCGCCGACGGCAATGGGGTGCATTAAGCGACCGCTCGTTCGTCGTCTCGGGTATCAAGACCTCCGGTTTCTCACTCGCTCTCGCAACCGCCCCAGTTTAATAACTGGGGCTTTGTTGCTCACGAAGCGACCATTCGCGCTAGATTCTGTATAACAGGTACAGGGCTGGCGCTCACTCCCACCTAAAGGTGGCCATGTACACTAAGCGCTAAAGCGCAAGTGTCCAAAGGTCGCCTACGACGACTCGTCAATACGAGTCATCTACGGCTCACAGAGATTATTAGGGAGGGCGAAGCCTTCCCGATTTTTTGTATATTGCTCTCCATGAGCATTAAAGAAAACAAGATCTTCCTTTTCTGTAAAAATTACCTGAAATCCCTGAATTGGATTGTTCTCCTTGGCATCGCTCTTTTTTGCATTGCACTTGCAATTGTGAATAACATCCGCGTAGATGATGCCAAGTCTGTCACTTGGATCGGTTCCCAGGACATTCTGGAAAAACCGGCGGATATTCTCTAGAAGGAGGCGGAAATGATTGATTGTTTTCAGCCTCAGAATCGCAAGCGTTCTATTATTTCTGGCATCTTAATGCTGGTGGCCACCTTCTTTGTGTCCGTATGCGTTGCCGAAATCAGTTTTCCGGAATCCATACTGACTTTTACCGACCAGGAATGGCTTATTGACCTGTGGCCCAAGGCTTACCGTTACAACATCCAGGTGGGACTTTGTGCCCTGATTATTGGCAGTGCCCTGATTGTGCCCGCATTCAAAATTCAAAAGGATTTCGCCATCCGCGCCCTGGAAACCCTCTGCCGTATCGGCATTGGCGGCATGTTCATCTTTGCCTCGATTTTCAAGATCCAGAACCCTCACGAATTTGCGGTTCTTGTAGCACAGTACCAGTTTTTCCCGGCACTTCACCTGGAATTCCTGAACAATTTCTTTGCCCTCGTCTATCCGCAATTTGAATTGTGGTTTGGACTCGCCATGATTGTTTCGCCCTTTGTGCGGGAATCGGCCCTTGCCATATTCTGGATGTTCGTAAGCTTTATTATCGCCCTCGGCTGGGCGCTTTACCACGACCTGGGCATCACTTGCGGGTGTTTCGAGATTGAAGGTGCTGCCGACAAGGCGGAAACCTGGACCAGCCTGATTCGCGACCTGATTCTGATTTGGCCTACCCTCTGGCTTGCCACACGCAAGAACAAGAGCCTGATTTCTATCTGGAAGGCTTCCAAGTGATCAACACTTCCCTTTGTTATATCGAGCAGGACGGCAAATACCTGCTGCTCCACCGCATCAAGAAAAAAAACGATATCAACAAGGACAAGTGGATCGGCATTGGCGGAAAATTTGAAGAAAACGAATCTCCCGAAGACTGCATTGTTCGCGAGGCCCGCGAAGAAACAGGCTTGACCATCGTCCCCAAATATAGAGGCATTGTCACTTTCATTTCAGACGGGATGAACGAGACAGAGTTTATGCACCTGTTTACGGCCAAAGAATTTAGCGGAACAGTGCGGGAATGTGACGAAGGCGTTCTGGAATGGGTGTCGAAAGAAGACGTAATCAAGCTCCCCCACTGGGATGGTGACATGATTTTTCTTTCGCTGCTGAATCGGGATGTTCCCTTCTTTTCGCTGAAACTCACCTACCGGGGAAGCACTCTCGTTGAAGCCATTCTAGACGGCAAAAACGTCGATTACAGGGATTTTATTTGAATTCCGGCGCAATGGTCAAAATCAGGTTGACCCCGTGCAATCCATGGAAACCCACCTGGGCACGGAAAAGGTATAGTTCCGGCATCCTAACGCGAATACCGAAACCCCAGGAATTGTAGAATCGGTCAAAGCTGAATTCTTTTACCTTTTCGGCGTGCATAGCATATTCGTCAAACAGCACCCCATCTACAAACCGGTCAATGGGCCAACGATATTCGGCGCTAAGTCCCATGATATGATATGCCGACCATTCGTCCCCGTAACCTCGCATTGGATACCGGGCATTCATTGTCGGGAAGGCGTTGAAGGGAGCTCCACCCTTGTCCATTTCCCACATATTTTCCATTCTGAACTGGAGGGCAACGACTCTTCGTTCAAGGAGCGTTTCCCTGATGTTTTCGGGTCTCCATACGCGAAGAGCCTCATCCCAGGAAAAATCCGTGTAGAACTTGCGGCTTTGCCTTGCTTCTCTTGCCGAAAGAATGTATTGCTTAGCCTTTCCAAAGTAGAAATAATGCTGCCAGATAAGGCTGTTGTAGATGTAGTCGTGGCTCTTGTCGCTCTTGGGAACTTTTCCGCTTCGCTGAGAGTCAAAAGAATCATACCTTATTCCCCCATACTCCGGCGCAAAATTGTATTCTCCGGAGAGGATGACTCTGTCCCCTTTCGAAGGAGCGTACGGAAAGTCCAAATCGTCATACACCAGAGATAGAGCTACGGAATACTGTTTTGAAGATTGATATAGACCACGATCGGCGATAGAAAAAACTGCATCGTTCAAAATACTGTCTTTTGAATTGTCCGGGAGATCTGCATCGATAAACATCTGGCTCGTTGACAGTTCCAAATTCAATTTCTTGGACTTGGTCAAGGGAGCTCCGATTCTCCATTGAAAGCTCATGGTTGAATCGGGTTGAATAAAGGCTTCCTTGGTTCCTGGAATAATAAAATTGGCGTCGCTGTCCCAATACAACTTGTAACGGAAGCCAACAAACAACGGAAGTCCGAAAGGTTCCTGCTTGGTGTAACGGTCCGAAAGGTACAGGTCACCGTTAGCATAATAGCTGCCTTGCAACACCAGATAATCCCTATTAAAGAGAATACTCCGGTGACGGTATGTCATACCCAACTGCGTTTGGGTTCCTGGTTTTAGGTTCATTGTGGGATAGACAAAAATTTTCTTGTCTTCACCAAAGGACATCAACTCTACGGACTTTTCAACAACACCGTTGTTCAAGACATACCGAACAGGGGCGGACAACGGATAAACGGCAGCATTCAATACGGGCTGTAAAATATGGGCATAAAGCCAAGAATCGTCTTCACCCGCCGTTTCTTCGGCAATTGCCGGTTGAAACAAAAGAAGGAATAGCAAAAGAACTAAAGGTCTTATGGACCTTTGAAGATTCCATGCGTTACTCCCCTTGTTTCTATGACCCAAATACATTCTAGGACACAATATAATTATATTTCAAGTGATGTTTTCGCTAGTCACAAAAATCATCAAAAGAGCGACTCAATATCCGATAGCCATATTGGTTATATCTTTTGTCCTAGCGTTACTTTCTATCTATCCCGTCCAGAATTTGCGGTGGGAACTTCAGTTACAGGACGCCCTGACCTCAAAGGGGAGCTCACCCCTTTACCATCAAGAAATAGAAGAAAAATTCGGGGCCCTCGGAAGCCTGACCGTTGTCATGGAGTCCGAAGACAGCACCCTGAACTATTTCGCCGCACGGTCGTTATACCAAAGATTGCAAGCTGACTCGACCATTCATTTTGCCGAATTTGAAACGGATATCGAGTTCTACAAGAAGCACAGTCTGCTCTATATCGAAGAAGATGACCTGGACACGGTCGCCAATAGAATCCAGACGTTGCAAGAAAAAATCACTCTGGCCCACAACCCCCTATATGTGGACATGTCCGACGAGTCACAGACTTCAGTCGATTCAAATGACAACAAGACCAACCAGGCCATTCTTGATTTTACTGATCTGGAAAACAAGTATTTCACCATCCTTTCGAGAACCCACGCCAGCAGTGACGGGAAAATTCGTGTTGTCGATATCTACCCTAAAAATTCCCTATCCGACTTACAGGCCAACCGAGACTTGCTCGGCAAAGTCAAGTCATTCTTCAGGGACAATCCTAAATATGGCTCCATAAAAGTCTATTACACCGGAAAAGTCTACGACACCATCCAGACGGGGCGGACGCTACTCCCCGAGGCAAAATTTGCAGGAAAAATCACCGCCCTGTTCATCTTGCTTCTTTTCATTATCCATTTCTATAAGCAACCCCAGCTAATACTGGTATCGGCGATTCCAGTGGGGCTCCCGATCCTTTACACCCTGGCCCTGGCTTGGCTGCTGTATGGACGCATCAACGTATTCACCCTGTTGCTTGCCCTGGTTCTGCCCGGACAGGCCTGTCAAGTTATTACCCATGTACTGAACCGATACTTTATAGAACGGTCCAGAAACTTGAGTCCCAAGCTTTGCATTGAGAGCGCTGTTCTAGGGATTGGTCCATCTACAGCGGTATCGGCCGGAATCATGGCTTCGTTTTTCGCCTGCATGATTATCGTGCCTGTGGCCGGAATCCGCGAGCTCGGCATCCTCGGTTCCATAGGCTGCATTTTAAACTGGATTTTCACCATACTTATCTCTACATCTCTCCTGCACTTGTTCCAGCGCAAAAAAGCCTTCTCTGTCAACAGCTTCCGTTTCCAGAGTGTGTTCAAGATAACGCTCCTTTCTTACAGGACCAACGGAATCATTATAGCCGTTCTTTCCGTATTGAGTCTTGCGGCGTTGATTTATGGCGGTGTGAACCTGAAATTCCTTTATGATTTCAGGCAGACTGAACTCCCCCGCGAAGAACGGGTGGCGGATTCGTTAATCGCAAAAACAGGTTTCCCTCAATATGACCCCGTCATCGTCATGATGTCAAAAGACAATGGCGATGAACTTTATAGAAGGTTCAAACAACTCAAGTCCAAGGGCAAGATTCCTAATATTGAGAACGTTTATACCTTAAGCGCATTCTCGCCAAAGAATCAGGTCAACAAGAAAGAAAAGCTTAAAGAAATCCAGGCTTTCTTTACTAGCGACATCTTGCAGCAGCTGGATTCTGCCGAAAAGCTGAATGTCTCGAAGATTTCTGAGATTCTTTACCGATTCGATTTTGATGAAGACGACCAACCCGAAAATATCCGCAAGAAGTTTAGCGACATCGACGGGAATGCAGGGGCCTTTGCCTTTATCTTTTCGAACATCAATCCGAACAACGGACTGGAATGTAGGCACCTGGCACACGACCTAGCCCTCCTGAATGGCTCGGATGATAGCACCTACAAGATGACGGGCGTGCCTGTTGTGCGGGCAAAGTTCTTGGACCTAGTGCTTTCTAATGTCGACAAGACCATTTTCTTGGGGTCTGTTCTGGTGTGGTTCTTCTTGCTGTTCTTCTACAATCGTTTCAGCAGGGCCATTTTTACAATCCTCCCTTCCCTATTTGCCATGAGTTGGCTATTGGCCCTAATCAACGTCCTTGGAATCAAGCTTTCTGTCTATAGCACTATCGCCTTCCCGATTTTGATTGGAGCAAGCGTTGACGGTTCTATCCAATTGTGGACCGCCTACTACGAAAAGCGGAAAGGAACCGCCCTCACCCTTTTGCAAGGCAAGGCTTTCTCTATTTCCATAAGCCAGATGGCCGCCATGATTGGAACCTACGGTTTGCTGATTTCATCGCATCCTGGCCTAAAAAGCATCGGACAAATTTCGTTTATCGGACTGATTTGCATCTCAATCGCCCAGTTCACAATGTTTTCGTTAATTGCAGGTTCTCTAGACAACTACAGAATCCTGCAAAGGCAAAAAAAAGAAAATGCCCAAAAGTCTCTCCAATAGAACACTGAATATTGCCGCCTCCCTGACAGTTGCCATTGACAGCCTTGCCAAAAAAATGATTGCCGAAGGCAAGGACGTGGTTAGTCTTGGTGCCGGCGAACCGGATTTTCCGACTCCAGAACCTATCTGCAAGGCGGCACATTGCGCCATCGACAGCGGAAAGACCCGCTATACCGCACCCGTCGGCATTTTGGAGTTGCGCAAGAAAATCTGCGAAAAGCTCTCCAAAGAAAACGGGCTCCGTTATGAACCCGAACAGATTACGGTCACCAGCGGCGCAAAGCATGCCGTGTTCAACTCCCTTGCCGCCTTGATAAACCCCGGTGACGAAGTGATTATTCCAGCCCCTTATTGGGTGACTTATCCTGAATTGGTGAAATGGCTTGGAGGCGTTCCCGTATTTGTTGACGGATTGCAAGAAAATGATTTCAAGATAACGGCCGAACAGCTGAAAAAAGTTTGTAATGACAAGACCAAGGCCATTTTAATGAACAACCCTTGCAACCCTACCGGTTCCGTGTATAGCCGCGAGGAATTGGAGGCCTTGGCAAAGGTCATTGTCGAAAATGACCTATACTGCATTTCTGACGAAGTCTATGAATATTTCGTTTATAAGGGAACATTTACCAGCATTGCCTCTATTGAAGGGATGAAGGACCGTTCCATTGTCATCAACGGTTTTTCCAAGTCTTACTGCATGACCGGCTGGCGCGTAGGCTACGACGCCTCCCCCGCCCCCATCGCCAAGATTATCGGGAAAATCCAAGGGCAAGCTACGCACCACCCGAGCAACATCGCCCAGTACGCCGCCTTGGGTGCTCTAGAGATGGGAAATGCCGAGTCTCTCAAAATGAGGGAGGTTTTCCGCAAGCGCAGGGACTTTATGGTGTCAAAAATCGGCGATGCCCTGGGGCAAAAGCTGCGCGCTCCCGAAGGAGCCTTTTACCTTTTCGCCCCTGTGAGCTCCGTCTATGGAAAATCAACGCCTGACGGAAAGACCATCAAGGGGTCCGTAGATTTGTGCGAATACATTCTTGAAAGTCAAGGGCTTGCCATTGTACCAGGAGCAGCTTTCGGAAACGACAACTGCGTGCGTTTTTCTTATGCTGCCAGCGACGAAAATTTGGGAAGTGCCTGCAGGCGTTTCGAAGCTGCCATCAGGAGCTTGAAGTAGACGATCTAAAGGGCATCCGACGACATGTTCCATATAGTCACACCCGAAAAAGGAAAGCCGTTTACCATCGGACGAAAAGAGGATTGCGACATCCGATTCTCCGACGTTTTCGTTTCCAGGGAACATGCGACCATAGAATTCAACGACGGATTATGGAATCTAAAGAACCTTTCAAGCAATAGCGTCACCCAGGTCAACGATGAAGACGTCTCTGAAATTTCTCTGAAAGATGGCGACATCATCGTCATCGGGCTTCACCGCTTGAGAGTGACTTTACGGGGCGACGCCCTTTCCCTGCTGCTTCTGGACGCATCTGATTCTACGGAATCCTACACCTTGACCTCAGAAGACCAGGAGATTACACAGGAAGGTGAAAACGGGAACACCGCGTTCAAGGCGAAACTTTTGGGTTCTGGCTGCAGACTCCATTTTGCAAAAAAATTGACGGATTCCGACGGCAAAAAAGGACACGAAATTCGCCTGGATGCAGGCGACACCATCCGTCTTGAGAACTTCGAGTTTTCGTTCCAGGCTGGTGACTTGCTGGTCAAGCGGGTCATGTCCGGATTTGACGTGACGCTTAGGAATCTAGATGTTTATGCCGGTAAAAAAGAGCTGTTGTCCGACATAAACCTCTACCTGCCCGCAGGAGAAATTCTTGCCATTATCGGACGCTCCGGCCAAGGAAAATCTTCGCTTCTAAAACTTCTGAAAGGGGAATACACCAAGTCTCCCGAAGGCGAAGTCCTATATTCCGGGCTGGATTACCGCAATAAGGAAATCCGCAAACGGATAGCCTTCTTACCGCAGGACCCGGCGCTCCACAAGGACTTGACCGTCATGGAAACGCTCCTGCATGGGGCGAAAATTTCCATGGACAAAAAGGAGCTGAAGGAATCTTTCCAGGAACGGGCTGACCGAATTTGCGAGCTGTTCGGACTTACCGCCCGCAAGAACAACCCCGTAAAGACTCTGAGCGGTGGCGAAATGCGAAGGCTTGCCTTGGCCCAGGAACTTATCGGCTCTCCTGGCCTGATTGTGCTGGACGAGCCCCTTTCGGGCTTGGACCCCTACAACGCAAACATTCTGTGCACCCACCTGAAACAGCTGGCCTTCTTGGGCCATACGGTAATTCTCACCACCCACAGCTACGAGGCCCTGAACATCGCCAACAAGGTGTTGGTTATCCATCAAGGGAAACAGGTGTTCTATGGTTCACGCGAAGAATCGGTGGGGTTTTTCAATACCAAAAGTGCCGAAAATATTTTAGCGGGGTTGAACGACGACTCCTTTATCCGCTGGGCATCTTCGAAAAAATCTATGGAAGTGGCTGACGGCGAAAAGAAGAACCGAACCTATTTCAAGACCGATAAAAAATCGACTCTACTCCCCTACCATATCCAGTTGATTCTCAAGCAGTGGTTCCGCGACAAGGGAAAACTCTTTGCCCTGTTTATACAGCCCTTTATTCTCGGATTTGTCTTCTCCCAGATTTTCTCCAATAATTCGCC
Above is a genomic segment from Fibrobacter sp. containing:
- the metG gene encoding methionine--tRNA ligase, with amino-acid sequence MKKFYVTTPIYYVNDAPHIGHSYTTVLADILTRFHKILGYQTFFLTGTDEHGQKVQRAADKRGVTPQEHVDEYYHRFEDLWKKMNIGNDFFIRTTMPEHKAFVQECLQKLWDKGEIYSKEYEGWYSVGEERFFTENELDENKCDPISHRPVEWLKEKNYFFKMGSYQQKLIDFLESHKDWIVPDYRWNEIRGFLRQPLNDLCISRPKARLSWGIPLPFDTDYVTYVWFDALLNYVSASTAFHKTYADGTPIWPATYHLIGKDILTTHSVYWPTMLMALDIPLPQHILAHGWWLVNGGEKMSKSAGNVVNPMDYMEKYGIDAFRYFLAREMVVGQDANFTHDAFVRRINSDLANDLGNVLNRVHRLVLNNFEGKLPAATSIGDAEKEVIELANKVIAEIKEGLPQARLSQSIETIMQLVRSINRYLEVKAPWKLAKDETKKDELATVLYISAEAVRLSLSLLWPVIPAKAEEGLAMIGCKFQSADDLAWGILKGGEAFGEGKPLFPRIEEEVKKQEAQSKPKQNKPLMAADVPAAMDMRVAQIKEVADHPDATSLYVLKVDAGEGELRTICSGLKNSYKAEELKDRKILLFANLKPSALRGIMSQGMLFAGDLDNEAHTCRLVSVPEDAKPGDRALFKGVAPSEPRELKVKDFEKIALSVKGGAVFCDALALEVNGKPVTCDVADGNGVH
- a CDS encoding 8-oxo-dGTP diphosphatase; translated protein: MINTSLCYIEQDGKYLLLHRIKKKNDINKDKWIGIGGKFEENESPEDCIVREAREETGLTIVPKYRGIVTFISDGMNETEFMHLFTAKEFSGTVRECDEGVLEWVSKEDVIKLPHWDGDMIFLSLLNRDVPFFSLKLTYRGSTLVEAILDGKNVDYRDFI
- a CDS encoding nitroreductase family protein, translated to MSFMDLAKNRYSCRAFTAQAVESEKLAQVLEAGRLSPTAINAQPVTVKVIKSPEALEKIRGITRMAYNAPVVLMVCYDEPKCYTAEKYNDNFNSGVMDASIVATSMMMQATDIGLATLWARGFNASEIEKAFGFPNNLKLACLLDVGYADSENGGGPSPRHPVRKSMEEFAEAL
- a CDS encoding pyridoxal phosphate-dependent aminotransferase, whose product is MPKSLSNRTLNIAASLTVAIDSLAKKMIAEGKDVVSLGAGEPDFPTPEPICKAAHCAIDSGKTRYTAPVGILELRKKICEKLSKENGLRYEPEQITVTSGAKHAVFNSLAALINPGDEVIIPAPYWVTYPELVKWLGGVPVFVDGLQENDFKITAEQLKKVCNDKTKAILMNNPCNPTGSVYSREELEALAKVIVENDLYCISDEVYEYFVYKGTFTSIASIEGMKDRSIVINGFSKSYCMTGWRVGYDASPAPIAKIIGKIQGQATHHPSNIAQYAALGALEMGNAESLKMREVFRKRRDFMVSKIGDALGQKLRAPEGAFYLFAPVSSVYGKSTPDGKTIKGSVDLCEYILESQGLAIVPGAAFGNDNCVRFSYAASDENLGSACRRFEAAIRSLK
- a CDS encoding RND transporter, which translates into the protein MRWELQLQDALTSKGSSPLYHQEIEEKFGALGSLTVVMESEDSTLNYFAARSLYQRLQADSTIHFAEFETDIEFYKKHSLLYIEEDDLDTVANRIQTLQEKITLAHNPLYVDMSDESQTSVDSNDNKTNQAILDFTDLENKYFTILSRTHASSDGKIRVVDIYPKNSLSDLQANRDLLGKVKSFFRDNPKYGSIKVYYTGKVYDTIQTGRTLLPEAKFAGKITALFILLLFIIHFYKQPQLILVSAIPVGLPILYTLALAWLLYGRINVFTLLLALVLPGQACQVITHVLNRYFIERSRNLSPKLCIESAVLGIGPSTAVSAGIMASFFACMIIVPVAGIRELGILGSIGCILNWIFTILISTSLLHLFQRKKAFSVNSFRFQSVFKITLLSYRTNGIIIAVLSVLSLAALIYGGVNLKFLYDFRQTELPREERVADSLIAKTGFPQYDPVIVMMSKDNGDELYRRFKQLKSKGKIPNIENVYTLSAFSPKNQVNKKEKLKEIQAFFTSDILQQLDSAEKLNVSKISEILYRFDFDEDDQPENIRKKFSDIDGNAGAFAFIFSNINPNNGLECRHLAHDLALLNGSDDSTYKMTGVPVVRAKFLDLVLSNVDKTIFLGSVLVWFFLLFFYNRFSRAIFTILPSLFAMSWLLALINVLGIKLSVYSTIAFPILIGASVDGSIQLWTAYYEKRKGTALTLLQGKAFSISISQMAAMIGTYGLLISSHPGLKSIGQISFIGLICISIAQFTMFSLIAGSLDNYRILQRQKKENAQKSLQ
- a CDS encoding ATP-binding cassette domain-containing protein; this translates as MFHIVTPEKGKPFTIGRKEDCDIRFSDVFVSREHATIEFNDGLWNLKNLSSNSVTQVNDEDVSEISLKDGDIIVIGLHRLRVTLRGDALSLLLLDASDSTESYTLTSEDQEITQEGENGNTAFKAKLLGSGCRLHFAKKLTDSDGKKGHEIRLDAGDTIRLENFEFSFQAGDLLVKRVMSGFDVTLRNLDVYAGKKELLSDINLYLPAGEILAIIGRSGQGKSSLLKLLKGEYTKSPEGEVLYSGLDYRNKEIRKRIAFLPQDPALHKDLTVMETLLHGAKISMDKKELKESFQERADRICELFGLTARKNNPVKTLSGGEMRRLALAQELIGSPGLIVLDEPLSGLDPYNANILCTHLKQLAFLGHTVILTTHSYEALNIANKVLVIHQGKQVFYGSREESVGFFNTKSAENILAGLNDDSFIRWASSKKSMEVADGEKKNRTYFKTDKKSTLLPYHIQLILKQWFRDKGKLFALFIQPFILGFVFSQIFSNNSPLGIVSFALILCANWFALSLSIREIVQEKEILTNDLRKGMSIAPYLLAKTGIPSVAAFLQTFVIYGFISFKVTMHPTLPILALVFALTVIPAMCMGCLVSAFSKNPGQANAFLPLIIIPQVALAGALVPLDQMQAIGKALSFAIWSRFDQDALLDLLLDRPFESLNFVMLMTLIIIFCIITFVNLHLLRKAK
- a CDS encoding BamA/TamA family outer membrane protein, giving the protein MYLGHRNKGSNAWNLQRSIRPLVLLLFLLLFQPAIAEETAGEDDSWLYAHILQPVLNAAVYPLSAPVRYVLNNGVVEKSVELMSFGEDKKIFVYPTMNLKPGTQTQLGMTYRHRSILFNRDYLVLQGSYYANGDLYLSDRYTKQEPFGLPLFVGFRYKLYWDSDANFIIPGTKEAFIQPDSTMSFQWRIGAPLTKSKKLNLELSTSQMFIDADLPDNSKDSILNDAVFSIADRGLYQSSKQYSVALSLVYDDLDFPYAPSKGDRVILSGEYNFAPEYGGIRYDSFDSQRSGKVPKSDKSHDYIYNSLIWQHYFYFGKAKQYILSAREARQSRKFYTDFSWDEALRVWRPENIRETLLERRVVALQFRMENMWEMDKGGAPFNAFPTMNARYPMRGYGDEWSAYHIMGLSAEYRWPIDRFVDGVLFDEYAMHAEKVKEFSFDRFYNSWGFGIRVRMPELYLFRAQVGFHGLHGVNLILTIAPEFK